In a genomic window of Amblyomma americanum isolate KBUSLIRL-KWMA chromosome 4, ASM5285725v1, whole genome shotgun sequence:
- the LOC144130438 gene encoding uncharacterized protein LOC144130438: protein MNAAAMEEAHSGVASEEPAQPKPPQADQPSVSILSKKKKSGRRRHSGKYSVIEIEPGAGPAPDPGSMASTAAPNAANVSASVPITVEAGGVSTNVPKHTARQTITGEDKPAQSQLSLVQPPLEQPAATQETSQQPSLQQPLQSESTLQQPIFPQPSLPQDAVPQPTLPQPLALETGGTLPQTTGAAQQMPDGQALLLLPPASSAPAVTPGPFPFAQEPVLSAPVHMAMYQQQPMLNTAFRQAQPAPGFDYAFVAPGSAATIDPAAALSVVTGVQPVPYMSSLYGSPAGLQLMNTMGPHIATVPPMSQDYTSIPTDRHNGPSGASRAEPSTKHNASKASVGKRGLAYLKSIFRSEGETDSARKAAPVSGRDLVKSPPSEYGEEAVDELDEDSIASPVSQRSRSRSRAKSKSRASKSRKSVMVAQDKDLADAAASVGALRLDKDIVNKIVAALAARKQLAPQVAAPPPVQERKDGAVAPACVHKAAPCKVGHPVKKGAEELADSEDFFEEMVQEIVEPEQGAEDGPRKRIVRKTTKSRQHNVIEEPWEDKRRDNDLVTALDRMQAIKSRLSKVKKGDRDRMPYCEDDSLETTEIDSFENAGRTPSKFDWPCSSDEDNLAMPANVKKGVQPVKGDQRYGELPFRRPLPPPWHHVPLPTGNYPYNIGMMRTPHLPPMPMHFGRCAITPSLSPHTACNYGVCRCLCEPALYLHPSVPEQGRGCTQWPPCQQSLVGDACNGPNESRKNSECGNLMSHVGPCYETSPGCPVTNGHANQVYSRMGCSGQSYVPDVCPCCNHTTAHHCCHCEETFPSVAGPVHACSCLRNDACGANAGVATVSNLAGKCDAAASGVPQRVHHETTAKREGRPRRVVYRPCPPPPGLPVIEHPTQARLNGCPASGCAARSDEASALRSKCQGGGANHVSKRGLTLEEVLRREDDIRWEARLQYRRELLDEERLRQEERLAFTEYLKQQEELLENERQYLEKPEARKLMADLQRELARQKNFDKRQEKTLVETSGRGRAADVTQLSRQPRVGAEVPTDGPDVRGPSSLVRGVFDKPEATGARRKSVPGPQTLNGQRRSSLGPSAGSAATRTPETNGGKRAPSAAAAAARKPSISKP from the exons ATGAATGCCGCCGCCATGGAAGAAGCTCACAGCGGAGTGGCCAGTGAGGAACCGGCGCAGCCGAAGCCTCCACAGGCTGACCAGCCGTCGGTATCCATCCTGTCCAAGAAAAAGAAGTCGGGACGTCGGCGCCACAGTGGCAAGTATTCAGTCATCGAAATAGAACCCGGTGCAGGGCCAGCGCCCGATCCTGGCTCCATGGCCAGCACAGCCGCCCCTAATGCAGCAAACGTTTCGGCGTCAGTACCAATTACTGTCGAGGCTGGTGGCGTTTCCACGAACGTGCCAAAGCACACAGCTCGACAAACCATCACTGGTGAAGATAAACCAGCACAGTCGCAACTATCTCTTGTTCAGCCGCCTCTCGAACAACCTGCCGCGACCCAAGAGACATCACAGCAACCATCTCTGCAGCAGCCACTGCAGTCGGAATCAACCCTGCAACAACCAATCTTCCCACAACCGAGCTTGCCACAAGACGCTGTGCCACAACCGACACTGCCGCAACCGCTTGCGCTGGAAACAGGGGGGACACTTCCACAGACCACCGGTGCCGCTCAGCAAATGCCTGACGGACAAGCGCTTCTGCTATTGCCGCCGGCATCGTCAGCACCAGCTGTAACGCCAGGTCCATTTCCGTTTGCACAAGAACCGGTTCTATCGGCTCCCGTTCATATGGCAATGTACCAACAGCAGCCTATGCTGAACACAGCGTTCCGGCAAGCGCAACCAGCACCTGGATTTGACTATGCCTTTGTCGCGCCAGGCTCTGCAGCTACGATTGATCCAGCTGCTGCGCTGTCTGTAGTGACAGGCGTGCAGCCCGTTCCCTACATGAGCTCTTTATATGGTAGCCCTGCCGGACTGCAATTGATGAACACTATGGGCCCTCATATTGCGACAGTGCCCCCGATGTCACAGGACTACACGTCTATTCCCACTGACAGACACAATGGCCCTTCCGGTGCCAGTAGGGCTGAGCCAAGCACAAAGCACAATGCGTCAAAGGCTTCAGTGGGAAAGCGAGGCCTAGCTTATCTAAAATCTATCTTCCGGTCAGAGGGCGAGACTGACTCGGCAAGGAAAGCAGCGCCAGTATCTGGCAGAGACCTTGTAAAGAGTCCCCCGAGCGAATATGGCGAGGAGGCAGTGGATGAACTAGACGAAGACTCGATCGCGTCACCCGTGTCGCAAAGATCCCGCTCCAGAAGCCGAGCGAAATCTAAAAGCCGCGCTTCAAAATCTCGAAAATCTGTAATGGTAGCTCAAGACAAAGACTTAGCAGACGCCGCAGCTTCAGTGGGTGCCCTTCGTCTGGACAAAGATATTGTCAACAAAATAGTCGCTGCACTTGCCGCGCGTAAGCAACTAGCACCCCAGGTGGCGGCTCCGCCACCTGTTCAAGAACGGAAGGACGGAGCCGTGGCTCCTGCGTGTGTTCACAAAGCCGCTCCTTGCAAAGTCGGGCACCCTGTAAAAAAAGGCGCAGAAGAGTTAGCAGACTCTGAGGACTTCTTCGAAGAAATGGTGCAAGAAATTGTTGAGCCTGAACAAGGCGCGGAAGACGGCCCGCGTAAGCGCATTGTTCGCAAGACAACTAAATCACGCCAGCACAATGTAATTGAGGAACCCTGGGAAGACAAAAGACGTGACAACGACTTGGTGACAGCACTCGATCGCATGCAAGCTATCAAATCTAGACTGTCTAAGGTAAAGAAAGGTGACCGAGATCGAATGCCCTACTGTGAAGATGACAGTCTCGAAACTACAGAAATAGATTCCTTTGAAAACGCTGGACGGACGCCATCCAAGTTCGACTGGCCGTGTTCTTCCGACGAGGACAATTTAGCGATGCCAGCTAACGTAAAGAAAGGCGTCCAACCTGTAAAAGGTGATCAACGTTATGGCGAACTACCTTTTCGTCGGCCGCTACCACCGCCTTGGCATCATGTTCCCCTGCCTACAGGAAATTACCCGTATAACATCGGCATGATGAGGACACCACACCTGCCACCAATGCCTATGCATTTCGGCAGGTGCGCTATAACACCTTCTTTGTCTCCTCATACAGCATGCAATTACGGTGTTTGCCGTTGTCTTTGTGAGCCTGCATTGTACTTGCATCCAAGCGTTCCAGAGCAAGGTCGCGGCTGCACACAGTGGCCACCATGCCAACAAAGTCTTGTCGGGGACGCCTGCAATGGGCCGAACGAATCTCGAAAAAACAGTGAGTGTGGTAATCTGATGTCGCATGTCGGTCCATGCTACGAGACTTCCCCCGGATGCCCTGTAACAAATGGTCATGCAAACCAAGTGTACAGCCGTATGGGTTGTTCTGGCCAGAGTTATGTCCCTGATGTATGCCCATGTTGCAATCATACCACGGCCCACCATTGTTGTCATTGCGAAGAAACATTTCCGTCTGTAGCGGGTCCAGTACACGCCTGCTCCTGTCTTAGAAACGACGCTTGTGGGGCCAATGCAGGTGTTGCCACGGTATCAAATCTAGCGGGTAAGTGCGACGCTGCTGCTTCTGGGGTCCCCCAAAGAGTGCACCACGAGACGACCGCCAAGCGCGAAGGCCGGCCGAGGCGCGTAGTTTATCGGCCCTGTCCACCTCCACCTGGTCTTCCGGTGATCGAGCATCCGACTCAAGCCAGGCTTAACGGCTGTCCTGCGTCAGGCTGTGCCGCAAGATCTGATGAAGCATCCGCATTGCGCAGCAAATGCCAAGGCGGTGGCGCGAACCATGTCAGTAAGAGAGGCCTCACTTTGGAAGAGGTACTCCGCCGCGAAGACGACATCCGTTGGGAGGCACGTCTTCAATATCGAAGAGAGCTGCTAGACGAAGAGAGGCTTCGACAGGAGGAACGGCTAGCATTCACCGAATACctcaagcagcaggaggagctTCTGGAGAATGAACGCCAGTACCTGGAGAAGCCGGAGGCACGGAAGTTGATGGCGGACCTTCAGAGAGAGCTAGCGAGGCAGAAGAATTTCGACAAGAGGCAAGAGAAAACCCTGGTAGAGACTTCCGGCAGGGGACGAGCTGCGGACGTGACTCAACTGTCCCGGCAGCCACGTGTTGGGGCTGAG GTGCCGACGGACGGACCCGACGTTCGCGGAC